One Micromonospora craniellae genomic region harbors:
- the mutM gene encoding bifunctional DNA-formamidopyrimidine glycosylase/DNA-(apurinic or apyrimidinic site) lyase, translating into MPELPEVETVRQGLARWVTGRRIDVVEVRHPRAVRRHQPGGVHFADVLAGRTVLDVRRRGKYLWLPLDSGDAVIGHLGMSGQLLLQPAGTPDEAHLRVRFRFTDDGPELRFVDQRTFGGLSVSEGGAGLPAEIAHIARDPMDPEFSDDEFVAALRRRRTEVKRALLDQTLISGVGNIYADEALWRSGLHGVRPTDALTGPAARRLLGHVRDVLAEAITAGGTSFDALYVNVDGESGYFDRSLNAYGREGQPCHRCGAPIRREAFMNRSSYSCPRCQPRPRGSLRG; encoded by the coding sequence GTGCCTGAGCTGCCCGAGGTGGAGACCGTCCGGCAGGGCCTGGCCCGCTGGGTCACCGGCCGCCGGATCGACGTGGTCGAGGTGCGGCACCCCCGGGCGGTACGCCGGCACCAGCCGGGCGGCGTCCACTTCGCCGACGTCCTGGCCGGCCGGACCGTGCTCGACGTACGGCGGCGGGGCAAGTACCTGTGGCTGCCGCTGGACAGCGGCGACGCCGTGATCGGGCACCTGGGGATGTCCGGACAGTTGCTGCTGCAACCGGCGGGCACCCCCGACGAGGCACACCTGCGGGTGCGGTTCCGGTTCACCGACGACGGACCCGAGCTGCGCTTCGTCGACCAGCGGACGTTCGGCGGCCTGTCGGTCAGCGAGGGCGGTGCCGGGCTACCCGCCGAGATCGCGCACATCGCCCGGGACCCGATGGACCCCGAGTTCTCCGACGACGAGTTCGTGGCCGCGCTGCGGCGGCGGCGTACCGAGGTCAAACGCGCGTTGCTGGACCAGACGCTGATCTCCGGCGTGGGCAACATCTATGCCGACGAGGCGCTGTGGCGCTCGGGCCTGCACGGGGTCCGGCCCACCGACGCGTTGACCGGCCCGGCCGCCCGACGGCTACTCGGTCACGTCCGGGACGTGCTCGCCGAGGCGATCACCGCGGGCGGCACCAGCTTCGACGCGCTCTACGTCAACGTCGACGGCGAGAGCGGCTACTTCGACCGGTCGTTGAACGCGTACGGCCGGGAGGGGCAGCCCTGTCACCGCTGCGGTGCGCCGATCCGTCGGGAGGCGTTCATGAACCGCTCCTCGTACAGCTGCCCGCGCTGCCAACCGCGTCCGCGGGGCTCGCTGCGGGGCTGA
- the rnc gene encoding ribonuclease III: MSNDKRRRPSVGHLEAAFGVRLDPELLERALTHRSYAYENGGLPTNERLEFLGDSVLGVVITTALFHNHPDLPEGQLAKLRASVVNMRALAEVARGLGPDGLGLYLLLGKGEETTGGRDKASILADTLEALLGAIYLQYGLDTAAIVIHRLFDPLMAESAGRGAALDWKTSLQELTAALGLGVPEYRIEGTGPDHLKTFTAWVVVAGNRYGGADGRSKKEAEQRAAESAWRMLTADAEAESSQAEATTDTTGERDAVTVDGRATSVGEVQANRA, encoded by the coding sequence ATGAGCAACGACAAGCGGCGGAGGCCCTCCGTCGGCCATCTGGAAGCCGCCTTCGGCGTGAGGCTGGACCCGGAACTGCTGGAGCGCGCACTCACCCACCGCTCGTACGCGTACGAGAACGGTGGTCTGCCCACCAACGAGCGGTTGGAGTTCCTCGGCGACTCGGTGCTCGGCGTGGTGATCACCACCGCGCTCTTCCACAACCATCCGGACCTGCCCGAGGGGCAGTTGGCCAAGCTGCGGGCCAGCGTGGTGAACATGCGCGCCCTCGCCGAGGTGGCCCGTGGTCTGGGCCCGGACGGCCTCGGCCTGTACCTGCTGCTGGGTAAGGGCGAGGAGACCACCGGAGGCCGGGACAAGGCGAGCATCCTCGCCGACACCCTGGAGGCACTGCTCGGTGCGATCTACCTTCAGTACGGGCTGGACACCGCCGCGATCGTGATCCACCGGCTGTTCGACCCGCTGATGGCCGAGTCGGCCGGCCGGGGCGCCGCGCTGGACTGGAAGACCAGCCTCCAGGAGCTGACCGCCGCGCTCGGGCTCGGAGTGCCGGAGTACCGGATCGAGGGCACCGGCCCGGACCATCTCAAGACCTTCACCGCCTGGGTGGTGGTCGCCGGGAACCGGTACGGCGGTGCCGACGGGCGCAGCAAGAAGGAAGCCGAGCAGCGGGCGGCCGAGTCCGCCTGGCGGATGTTGACCGCAGACGCCGAGGCGGAGTCGAGCCAGGCCGAGGCGACCACCGACACGACCGGTGAGCGGGACGCGGTGACCGTCGACGGGCGGGCCACGAGCGTCGGCGAGGTCCAGGCGAACCGTGCCTGA